GGCATTGCCGGCTTAAGCCTAAGTCCCCATCAGAGGGGTGGCCCGGCATTGGGCCCGAGCATGGCCTTCCGAACGAGCGGAATCGGCGGTCCACCATAAGAGAGGAATGTGTCATGAAAGGCCCGCCAGGCCTTGCGTCCGCCACGGGATGCGGTCCATTCCTCGCGCAGCTTCCGGATCATCAATTTTCCCAGGGTGTAGTTTAGATAGGCCGGATCGAAGGTGCCGCGTGCCGCCTGTTGCCTGGTATTGCCGGGGTCCTGATAAGCGAGTTCGCGAAACATCTGTTCCGATTCTTTCAACGTCATGCCCCCCGTATGCAACCCGAGCGCGGAGAGAAAACGCACGTCTCGCCTCAGGGCGTCAAGCAATTGGCCGGCGTGGATCATCGGATCACCCTCACCCAGCCCAGTCTCCCACATCAGCTCCTCGGTATAGTGCGCCCATCCCTCGGCAAAGCCGTAGCTCACGAACAACTGCCCGAGCTTAGACTGCAAGCGGCGCGCGTGCAGAGACTGCAGGAAATGCCCTGGCCATACCTCGTGGACCGAGATGAATAGAAGGGTGGCCTTACCCGGGATGTAGGCCTCGCGTTCCGCTTTGGACCACGCGGGATCCGGCGGGGCGACATAGTAGACGGCTGGCAGCCCCTTATCGAAAGCACCCGGGATATCGATATAGGCAGGATTCCAGCGATGATAAGGGGGTGATTCGTCGACCTCCGCCTCCTCGGGACCCGGGATGGTGACCAGGCCCTTGGCCCGCACGAATCGTTTGAGCTCGGGGAGCTGCTGGCGTGCGCCGTCGACGGCCCCGTTTTTCGGCTTGTCTGTCTGTACGGCAGCGATGCACTCCTGAATGGTTTTTTGCGAGAAGCTTGCACACGCCTGACGCAGGGCGCGGAGGTTACGATCGACGTCTTCACGACCGATCTTCTCCAGCCGGTCGATGGACACCTCCACTCTTTCGGTGTCTCTCAGCATCTGAGCAAAGAGGTCGGCGCCTAAGGCAAAGTCATCTGTGGCCTGCGCACGCTGTGCCTCGAACCATTGCGTCAGTTCCTTCAGGACCCGCATCGCTTGCGCATTCGCAGCCCGAAATTCGGTCTGTAGCGCCGCATCGTGCACCCCGGCGAATACTTTTGGAACATCCTCTTGGTAATAGGCGGCGAGCCCCCCGAAGAACTTCTTGCCGATATCCACGTAGGTGTGGGGAAGCGGTGTGCGCAG
The sequence above is a segment of the Pseudomonadota bacterium genome. Coding sequences within it:
- a CDS encoding DUF885 domain-containing protein, which gives rise to MVSRSLSCPGKVTLCLVTFAFVAVYQRSLAETRALHWDTFVDRFVEDYFVAHPDFAVRAGRHEFDGKLPDWSRAGLAKEAERLGSNRKRALEFDPAKLDKQQRFERDYLIAVIERDLFWLTSARWPFKNPMAYASALDPNVYVARAYAPLDARMRAYIDYAKAVPNAVKQIRSNLRTPLPHTYVDIGKKFFGGLAAYYQEDVPKVFAGVHDAALQTEFRAANAQAMRVLKELTQWFEAQRAQATDDFALGADLFAQMLRDTERVEVSIDRLEKIGREDVDRNLRALRQACASFSQKTIQECIAAVQTDKPKNGAVDGARQQLPELKRFVRAKGLVTIPGPEEAEVDESPPYHRWNPAYIDIPGAFDKGLPAVYYVAPPDPAWSKAEREAYIPGKATLLFISVHEVWPGHFLQSLHARRLQSKLGQLFVSYGFAEGWAHYTEELMWETGLGEGDPMIHAGQLLDALRRDVRFLSALGLHTGGMTLKESEQMFRELAYQDPGNTRQQAARGTFDPAYLNYTLGKLMIRKLREEWTASRGGRKAWRAFHDTFLSYGGPPIPLVRKAMLGPNAGPPL